Part of the Sphingobacterium sp. LZ7M1 genome, CCATTCCCTTCAGCCTTTAACGTTTTGTATTGGTTAGGACCGAAGAAGAAGCTGAAGCCATGAAGGCTTTCATTTTGTTTGTTTAATGCCAGTTCAGTGGAAGCACGGTAATGTTTTACCACACTGTCTTGAGTGATCAAGGTTGATTTAAGGTCTGCATTTACGAAACCTTCTTTGCTGGTCAGGATGCTAGAGAAGAAGTGTTGTTTGAAAGCAATCCAAGATACTTTCTTTTCTAATTTCTCTTCATCATCGCTAGTTTCTGAAAGATGGTCTACAGAACCGTCTACTTCTTTATAGAAGATTCCCGACTTCTCACGTTCAGACTTTACGTTACGCTCTTTTTGCAATAAAGTGGTTTCCCAGTTCAATAACATTTTATTCGAGCTTACATCCACCAAGCTTCCGATTCCAACGGTTTTGATGTCAAACTGAACGTTGTAATCATTGCCTTTTAAGGTATAGATATAATCAATGTATTTGTCTGCAGCGTATGAAAGGCGCATGGTCAATGATTTGGCGTCCTGTCCAGCGACCGAGAAGCTAGCTCCTTGGGCTTGGAAGAACAGGTCATTCGTTTTTACAGCCTTTCCAGGGATATTGAATTCAAGGCCAAAACGGTTGTCATCGCCTTCGAATAAGATAAGTTTAGATCCGTCAAAATTGGTCTCACCCTTAAGTTCAACTGATTTTACACGACCACCTTTGGTGCTTACGTTTACTTTAAGGAGTTCGTTTTCCAACGTAACGATCTGCTCCGAACCTACGGAAGCAGAACCAAAAGGTTGGCTCAACAGCACAGAATCTGCAACGGCAGGAGTGGTAGTGGTAGCAGCTTTTAAGGAGTCGCTGATCGGAGCCAAACCTTCTTTTGCTCTTTTGATTGAATCTTGATGTTGTTGTTCCTTTTTGATCTCGGCATCGGATGGCTTCAGGAAGTAGAAGGATCCAGCCAAGATGGCAAAGATGAAGATGAAACCTAGAATGTTATTTCTATCCATTGTTTATTAATTACTATTAATATATAGAGGTCTAAACTCTACTTTGATTTTTTATGTGTTAATGCAGCGGCTACAAAGCTAACAAAAAGTGGGTGAGGATTTACCACTGTTGACTTTAATTCTGGATGAAATTGTCCAGCAACAAAGAAAGGATGGTCCCTTAGTTCCACGATTTCCACTAAACCAGTGCTTGGATTGATACCTGAGGCAATCATTCCGGCCTTTTCGTAATCTTTTAGATACGCATTGTTAAATTCGTAACGATGGCGGTGTCTTTCAGTAATTTTTGACTTGCCATAAACGCCATATGCCTTTGTTCCTTTTTTGATTTCACAATCATAAGCACCCAAACGCATGGTTCCACCCATGTTTTTGATGTTCTTTTGTTCTTCCATCAAGTTGATTACTGGATGTGGCGTATTTTCATCCATTTCGAAGCTGTTTGCACCTTTTAGGCCCAATACGTTTCTTCCAAATTCAATAACCGAACATTGCATGCCTAAACAGATTCCGAAGAAAGGAATTTTGTTTTCACGAACGTAACGGATCGTTTCTAGCTTTCCGTCAAGTCCGCGCTCTCCAAATCCTGGAGCTACCAATACACCGTCCAAACCTTTCAGTTTTTCAGCAACGTTTTCTTGGTTGACACTTTCTGCGGCGATATATTTTACTTTTACGCGGGTTTCATTGGTAGCACCTGCATGGATAAAGGCTTCCGCGATAGATTTGTAGGCATCTGGAAGCTCCACATATTTTCCTACAAGACCGATGTTCACCTCGTCTGTTGGGTTCTTCAATTTGCCTAGGAATGATTTCCAGTTTTCTAGATCTGGTTCATTTTTGGTTGAAAGTTTCAATTTCGCCAAAACAGTTTTGTCCAATTGCTCTTTCAACATATTCAATGGCACATCATAAATCGTAGGAGCATCGATAGATTCCACTACGGCATTGATGTTTACATTGCAGAACAAAGCTAACTTTTTACGGATGTCATTGTTCAGTTTGTGTTCAGTCCGACATACTAAGATGTCTGGTTGAACACCATATTCCAATAATGTTTTTACGGAGTGTTGAGTAGGTTTGGTCTTTAGCTCACCAGCAGCAGCGAGGTAAGGGACCAAGGTCAAGTGAATTACCAAAGAGTCGTTATTGCCCAACTCCCAACGTAATTGACGTACTGCCTCAATGAAAGGTAGGGATTCGATATCACCAACGGTACCACCCAATTCAGTGATGACGATATCATATTCACCAGATTGACCCAATAGCAACATGCGGCGTTTGATCTCATCAGTAATGTGAGGAACGACCTGAACGGTTTTGCCAAGGTAGGCACCAGCGCGTTCTTGTTCAATCACATGGCTGTAGATACGGCCTGTTGTAACGTTGTTTGCTTGGGAAGTAGGGACATTCAGGAAACGTTCGTAGTGACCTAGGTCAAGGTCCGTTTCTGCACCGTCCTCTGTAACATAACATTCTCCATGTTCATAAGGGTTCAATGTTCCTGGATCAATATTGATGTACGGGTCAAATTTCTGGATGGTTACTTTTAAACCACGTGCTTGGAGAAGCTTGGCAAGGGAAGCTGCAATAATTCCTTTCCCTAACGACGAAGTTACGCCGCCCGTAACAAAGATATATTTAGTCATAACAATAATGGATTTCTAACTTAGATGCCTAGATAAAAAGCATCGTTCATCTGCTCTATGTACGGGATACAAAGGTACGAATTTTTATTAAATAAGGTCTAAAAAAAATCGTTCGAAACCAATTGTGAGGTTAACGAAACGAAAGTCAATCAGTTGGAACGGTATTTAGTCGTTTTTTTACTTTCCACAGATGGTTGTGGAATTGGAATTCTGCTAACTTTAGGGTAAAAATCAAATAATATGGAATACAGAAGAATGGGAAAGAGTGGCCTTCAGCTGAGTGCGCTGTCATTTGGCTCATGGGTCACTTTCGCCAGACAAACTGATGATAACACCAATGAGCGCCTGATGGCACAGGCTTATGAGGCCGGCGTAAATTTCTTTGACAATGCTGAAGTGTATTCTGCTGGGCTTTCTGAGGAAATGATGGGCAGGGTTTTGAAAAAGCTGAACTGGGATAGGTCGTCCTATGTCCTGTCTAGCAAAGCTTACTTTGGCTGGAAAGGCGTAGACAAGAAGCCGAACCAACATGGATTGAGCAGAAAGCATTTGATGGAAGCCTGTCATGAAGCCTTGGAAAGGATGCAGGTTGAATATCTGGACCTTTATTATTGTCATCGGCCTGATCAAAATGTCCCCATTGAAGAGGTGGTCAGAACGATGAACACCTTGATCCAACAAGGAAAGATATTCTATTGGGGGACCTCGGAATGGTCAGCAGCTGAAATCATGGAGGCACACATGATTGCCAGGGATCTAGGATTGGAAGGTCCATCAGTAGAACAGCCTGAATATAACCTGTTCAACAGAAGAAAGATTGAAGTAGATTATGATCCAATCTTTAGAAATGTTGGCATGGGCACTACCATCTGGAGTCCTTTGGCTTCTGGGCTTTTGACTGGTAAATATAATGATGGCATTCCAGAAGGTTCAAGAATGTCCCTGGAAGGCTATGAATGGTTGCGGGATAAGGCTGTTGTTAATGATAAATTGAATCGGGTGAAGGCGCTAGGAGTTTTCGCCAATGAGCTTGGAGTTTCACTGCCAACTTTATGCATAGCATGGTGCATCAGCAATCCGAATGTAACAACGGCAATCTTGGGAGCGACCAAAGAAAGTCAGTTGACCGAAAACCTAAAAGCATTGGATGTACTTCCCCTGATTACAGCAGAAGTGAAAGAAAAGATTGATGAGATTATGGGAACCAAGCCTGTTGTCATACAGAATTAAGCGCGCTTGGTTTAAGGACAAATAAATAAGGGCTTTGCAAATGCGAAGCCCTTAAATATAATTTTTAAAGTCTCTCGATTATCTTTTTGATTTGATACGAGCAGCTTTTCCGGTAAGACCACGTAAATAAAATAATTTAGCGCGACGTACTTTACCAATGCTGTTAACTTCTATTTTCTCAATGTTAGGAGAGTTTACAGGAAAAATACGCTCTACACCAATACCGTTAGAGATTTTACGAACGGTAAAAGTAGCATTAGCTCCTTCGCTGTTTAATTGAATTACCACACCTTGGTACACCTGTACACGCTCTTTATTTCCTTCGCGAATTTTATAATGAACGCTGATGGTATCTCCGGCTTTGAAAGCGGGATTTTCATTTTTTACTACCGCTTGTTCTTCTACAAATTTTACTAAATCCATGATTCTGAGTAATTAATAACGATATTTAACCTGTAAAAATCGGAATGCAATATTACAGCTTTATTTTGATATTTGAA contains:
- the yidC gene encoding membrane protein insertase YidC, encoding MDRNNILGFIFIFAILAGSFYFLKPSDAEIKKEQQHQDSIKRAKEGLAPISDSLKAATTTTPAVADSVLLSQPFGSASVGSEQIVTLENELLKVNVSTKGGRVKSVELKGETNFDGSKLILFEGDDNRFGLEFNIPGKAVKTNDLFFQAQGASFSVAGQDAKSLTMRLSYAADKYIDYIYTLKGNDYNVQFDIKTVGIGSLVDVSSNKMLLNWETTLLQKERNVKSEREKSGIFYKEVDGSVDHLSETSDDEEKLEKKVSWIAFKQHFFSSILTSKEGFVNADLKSTLITQDSVVKHYRASTELALNKQNESLHGFSFFFGPNQYKTLKAEGNGFDKIINMGWGPMGWINKFITVPIFDFLDGFNMNYGIVILILTLFLKLLMFPLTYKSYQSMGKMRVLKPQLDEIKAKVGDDNPMLLQQEQMKLYKQAGVNPLGGCLPLLLQMPFTLAFFFFFPNLFELRGESFMWIKDLSTYDAPITFAPLPLLGVDHISFMCILMTLTTLLTTWYNNSTSGAVNNQMKYIGYIMPLVFFFVLNSFPAGLNYYYFLSAVLTFLTQVIIRQFVNDDKILAGIEANKKKPASEKKQSSFQKKMEEMMRAQQAAQQNKDKK
- a CDS encoding CTP synthase, whose amino-acid sequence is MTKYIFVTGGVTSSLGKGIIAASLAKLLQARGLKVTIQKFDPYINIDPGTLNPYEHGECYVTEDGAETDLDLGHYERFLNVPTSQANNVTTGRIYSHVIEQERAGAYLGKTVQVVPHITDEIKRRMLLLGQSGEYDIVITELGGTVGDIESLPFIEAVRQLRWELGNNDSLVIHLTLVPYLAAAGELKTKPTQHSVKTLLEYGVQPDILVCRTEHKLNNDIRKKLALFCNVNINAVVESIDAPTIYDVPLNMLKEQLDKTVLAKLKLSTKNEPDLENWKSFLGKLKNPTDEVNIGLVGKYVELPDAYKSIAEAFIHAGATNETRVKVKYIAAESVNQENVAEKLKGLDGVLVAPGFGERGLDGKLETIRYVRENKIPFFGICLGMQCSVIEFGRNVLGLKGANSFEMDENTPHPVINLMEEQKNIKNMGGTMRLGAYDCEIKKGTKAYGVYGKSKITERHRHRYEFNNAYLKDYEKAGMIASGINPSTGLVEIVELRDHPFFVAGQFHPELKSTVVNPHPLFVSFVAAALTHKKSK
- a CDS encoding aldo/keto reductase yields the protein MEYRRMGKSGLQLSALSFGSWVTFARQTDDNTNERLMAQAYEAGVNFFDNAEVYSAGLSEEMMGRVLKKLNWDRSSYVLSSKAYFGWKGVDKKPNQHGLSRKHLMEACHEALERMQVEYLDLYYCHRPDQNVPIEEVVRTMNTLIQQGKIFYWGTSEWSAAEIMEAHMIARDLGLEGPSVEQPEYNLFNRRKIEVDYDPIFRNVGMGTTIWSPLASGLLTGKYNDGIPEGSRMSLEGYEWLRDKAVVNDKLNRVKALGVFANELGVSLPTLCIAWCISNPNVTTAILGATKESQLTENLKALDVLPLITAEVKEKIDEIMGTKPVVIQN
- the rplS gene encoding 50S ribosomal protein L19, whose protein sequence is MDLVKFVEEQAVVKNENPAFKAGDTISVHYKIREGNKERVQVYQGVVIQLNSEGANATFTVRKISNGIGVERIFPVNSPNIEKIEVNSIGKVRRAKLFYLRGLTGKAARIKSKR